The Flavobacterium johnsoniae UW101 genomic interval GAAATAAAAGAATTAGCATTGGCTTCTTTGGCGGCTCCCCAGGCAAGACGTTCATTTAGTGTATATCTTGCCGTTACATAACTTAGTTCTAAGTCTTTTATATCATCAAATCTGCCTCCAAATCCTGCATTCAGGTTGAGATGAAAACGATCAAATGTAAAATAATTGGTATAAATAGTATTCATTCCGTATACCGCCCTGTTATCATATTGATTTATTTCGTCTCCTGCATCTGGATGTATGAGGTAAAAAGTGAAATTTGAATATAAATTGAATAAATAATTGATGTAATAAAAAGTAGTTTTAAATGTCTGATTTTCGCTGGCTTTGTACGTGTATGAAGCTAAAAGATTTGTCCTGTGCGTGTTTCCTCCTTCTGTAGGATCGATAGAACCAAATCTGCCCACGAGACCTTCTGCAACAGCTCTTTCAGGAATCTGACCAGAAGCATTCCAGCTGGAATTAAAACAGGAAGCTTCTAGTCTCAATTGTCCTTGTGAACCAATTTTTTGATTGTATTTTCCAAATAAATTAAATCTTTTAAAATCTTGTTTTACATCAAATGGTCCATCTGTATAATTGTATTCTCCGGCAATAAAAGCGTTCTGCTGTAAAGAATTACCTTTAAGCAAATCCGCCATTCCCATTATTCTCATGGTATTAAAATTTCCTGCTTCGGCTTTCACGTAACTCTGACTTATAGAGTCGTAGGTGTGAAAGTTTACATAACCTGAGGTATTAAAATCGCCTTTATCTGCATAGTAGGATCCTTTTCCAAAATCGATGTTTTGAATAGTCTCCGGAATTAAAAAGTGTAAGTCAGAATATCCCTGTCCATGTGCATGGGAAGGCATATTTACAGGCATATCATCAGCACTAATTGCAATATCCGTTCCATGGTCATTATCAAACCCGCGCAGAAATATCTGTTCGGCTTTTCCTCCTCCGGCATGCTGTGCAATAAACAGACCGGGCACTTTACGAAGCAGGTCCTGGGCTGTATTTACTGGAGTTTTTTCTAAGTCTATTTTTATAAGTTGTTTATCTACTTTTTTCGATTTTATAACTACCTCATCCAGTGTACCTATATGTGATATTAAAACTATGTTTAAATATTTCTCGTTTGTCACAGCATAAAACTGTGGTTTAAATCCCGTAGAGGTAATTGTCAACGTATCCGGCAGTTTTTTTAAACTTATCGCAAAACTGCCGTTTTTCTTTGTATTGGCCTGACTGAAATTGTCTTTGCTGTTAATTATTGCATTAACTGGTAATCCATCTTCGTCAGTAACAATTCCGCTAACCATTTTTTGCGCAAAAAGCGGCAATGATGTAATTAAAAATAGGAATATAAAAATGAAATTCTTCTTCATGTAATCTCTTTTATCATTTTTCATTTTGAAAAACAACTGTGTTTGTTTTACTTTTAAAAACCAACCTTTATACCCGCAGCAATACGATTAACCATAGAACTTTGAGAAATTGAATTGTTGATTTGTTTTGCTCCGCCATCATACTCAATACCCATTGTAAATATTTTTGTAATATCATACATCAAGTTTATAGAGCCGTAAGTCAAAGCGGTATGTGTTGTAGATTCGTTATTCTTGTTTAAAAAATCACCAGCAGCATTATCATTAATTACTTTATTCTGAACTAATGAAAGAGGTGATGCATGATACGCCATATTAGTATATCCAAGTACTAAATTAGAATGCAGATTCTTTTTTGTTCCAAAGAAATATTCAATTCCCGCAGAACCTCCATATACTGGAACTGTTTTAAAACTGCCATTTTGATCGTAAATACCATCATACATAACTGCGGCGCCGTTATTACTAAATAATGCTCCGGATAAAGTATATGATCCTGCAATACCAGAACCTACAAGTCCCTGAGCCATAAAATAGCTTTTATCGCTTAGTTTGTTTTTTAAGTTAGCATTAATACCCCATCCCATTTGAAGTGCATTTTCTGAATTTTCTTTGGTGTAACGAATGCTTCGTCCCATTAATGCCAGACGAATAAAACTTCCATCCTGTGTATATTTAGTAAATGCTGCAATTGGGTCTACAGAAAATTGTCCGGGAACATTACCGCCGGCCACTTTTAGGTATTGTGCCGATGTTTCCATTCCTCCTTCAAATCTCCATAATTTATCTTTTCCAAAATTATTATAGTATTTTACCTGAAGGTGTCTTGCCCATGTTCCTGAATTAGGCCCTTCCCAATCTAAGGTATTGTACCATGTAGGAACTCCGCCGCCAAAGAAACTCCAATCCTGACCAACGTGCCAATGGTTATAATCTACATAGGCTACTCTCAATTGCAGATTTCCTCCAGATCCAGGCCCTCCCCACCATTGCCCTTCAATATAGGTTTCTAATGGTCCTTTTTCAAAACCGTTATAAGTAGTTTTCCAAGCCAGCTGTGTTTGGTACATATTGGCGTCAGCATTTTTGTCTTTCAGCGAATTGTACGGATCTGCTGAATTTAAGTTTAATGATTGAGAGGCGCTGGCATCATTTCCTCCTAAATTTACATAACCGTTTAATTTTAAACGAGGTGAAAATTCCATTTCATAAAGTGGTTTATCTCCTGCCGTTGCTTTAGATTCAAACGAAACCTGAGCGCAGGCTGAATAGCACACTGCAAAAAACAATGTGCTTAATAAGGCATATTTTTTCATTTTAATTTGATTATTTAATTTGAAGATTTTTCAATTATCTATATTTTGCAGGAACACTTTTTTTAAGCAAAAGAGTAATCCAGCTGGAGGCCACGAAAGGAAAAGTAAGAGGAGCCCATCCCATTTTTACCATATAAATATCGAATAAGGTTGAAACCAAAATTGAAAACAGTACATAAATTCCGTCTCTAACGCGGGTTCCTGAGAAAGTTATGGCACAAA includes:
- a CDS encoding TonB-dependent receptor; this translates as MKNDKRDYMKKNFIFIFLFLITSLPLFAQKMVSGIVTDEDGLPVNAIINSKDNFSQANTKKNGSFAISLKKLPDTLTITSTGFKPQFYAVTNEKYLNIVLISHIGTLDEVVIKSKKVDKQLIKIDLEKTPVNTAQDLLRKVPGLFIAQHAGGGKAEQIFLRGFDNDHGTDIAISADDMPVNMPSHAHGQGYSDLHFLIPETIQNIDFGKGSYYADKGDFNTSGYVNFHTYDSISQSYVKAEAGNFNTMRIMGMADLLKGNSLQQNAFIAGEYNYTDGPFDVKQDFKRFNLFGKYNQKIGSQGQLRLEASCFNSSWNASGQIPERAVAEGLVGRFGSIDPTEGGNTHRTNLLASYTYKASENQTFKTTFYYINYLFNLYSNFTFYLIHPDAGDEINQYDNRAVYGMNTIYTNYFTFDRFHLNLNAGFGGRFDDIKDLELSYVTARYTLNERLAWGAAKEANANSFISADLSTGKWRLNAGLRADWFYFNYYDKLQPDYAASSYNKARISPKLSLFYNASDQLTLYVKSGLGFHSNDVRDVVLQQGTNILPYSFGVDVGCILKPAKGLVLQPILWNSYLNHEFVWNGDSYGTSDAGATRRYGVDISTRYQILPFLYLDNDINWAVPRVVGAPKGDNYVELAPTLTSTGGLGFQFQNGFYANLRYRYMHDRPAVQDASIVAQGYFVNDLISGYQAKKWGINLQIQNLFNTKWNEAMFAQETRLKGESASVEELTFTPGTPFMVKIGLTYKI